A window of the Agrococcus jejuensis genome harbors these coding sequences:
- the era gene encoding GTPase Era, which translates to MTHRSGFVTFVGRPNAGKSTLMNALVGEKVAITSSKPQTTRRAIRGIVHLDEAQIVIVDTPGMHKPRTLLGKRLNAVVQTTLGDVDVICLCVPANERLGPGDRYIDAQLEGFPNARKVAIVTKVDATSKERVAEQLLEVATLREWDAVIPLSSVTGRQLDVLLDELAQLLPEAPPLYDAETSTEERLSDRVAELIREAALEDVRDELPHSIIVTIDDIVAREDKPITDVYANLWVERDSQKGIVIGRGGERLRRIGKDARGEIEALVGQQVHLDLRVKIAKEWQGDPKLLGRFGL; encoded by the coding sequence ATGACGCATCGCAGTGGATTCGTGACGTTCGTCGGCCGCCCCAACGCGGGCAAGTCGACGCTCATGAACGCCCTCGTGGGCGAGAAGGTCGCCATCACGTCGTCGAAGCCGCAGACGACGCGCCGCGCCATCCGCGGCATCGTGCACCTCGACGAGGCGCAGATCGTCATCGTCGACACCCCCGGCATGCACAAGCCGCGCACGCTGCTCGGCAAGCGCCTCAACGCCGTCGTGCAGACGACGCTCGGCGACGTCGACGTCATCTGCCTGTGCGTGCCGGCGAACGAGCGCCTCGGCCCCGGCGACCGCTACATCGACGCGCAGCTCGAGGGCTTCCCGAACGCGCGCAAGGTCGCGATCGTGACGAAGGTCGACGCGACGAGCAAGGAGCGCGTCGCCGAGCAGCTGCTCGAGGTCGCGACGCTGCGCGAGTGGGATGCCGTCATCCCGCTCTCGTCGGTGACGGGGAGGCAGCTCGACGTGCTGCTCGACGAGCTCGCGCAGCTGCTGCCCGAGGCGCCGCCGCTGTACGACGCCGAGACGTCGACCGAGGAGCGGCTGAGCGACCGCGTCGCCGAGCTCATCCGCGAAGCGGCGCTCGAGGACGTGCGCGACGAGCTGCCGCACTCGATCATCGTGACGATCGACGACATCGTCGCGCGCGAGGACAAGCCGATCACGGACGTGTACGCGAACCTGTGGGTCGAGCGCGACAGCCAGAAGGGCATCGTCATCGGCCGCGGCGGCGAGCGCCTGCGTCGCATCGGCAAGGATGCGCGCGGCGAGATCGAGGCCCTCGTGGGGCAGCAGGTGCACCTCGACCTGCGCGTGAAGATCGCCAAGGAGTGGCAGGGCGACCCGAAGCTGCTGGGACGCTTCGGGCTCTGA